A window of Pedobacter lusitanus contains these coding sequences:
- a CDS encoding MIP/aquaporin family protein, with translation MTPFIAELIGTMLLILLGDGVVANVLLNDTKGNNSGWMVITTAWGLAVFVGVTVAGPYSGAHLNPAVTIGLAIAGKFAWANVLPYIAAQLIGAGMGAFLVWVMYRDHFNRDNDPGAMLAIFCTGPAIRNYLSNITSEIIGAFVLVFTVFYITGAEITPTKTPVGLGSVGAVPVAFLVWVIGLSLGGTTGYAINPARDLAPRIIHALVPIKGKGGSDWSYSWVPVVGPVIGAAIAAFIYLHFQ, from the coding sequence ATGACTCCATTCATAGCAGAGCTTATCGGTACAATGTTACTGATACTTTTAGGCGATGGCGTAGTAGCCAATGTCTTACTAAATGATACCAAAGGAAATAATAGTGGCTGGATGGTGATTACCACAGCCTGGGGACTGGCAGTTTTTGTAGGGGTAACCGTTGCCGGTCCTTACAGTGGTGCGCATCTGAACCCTGCAGTAACCATCGGCCTTGCCATAGCCGGAAAATTTGCCTGGGCAAATGTGCTCCCTTATATTGCAGCTCAGCTGATAGGAGCCGGTATGGGCGCATTTCTGGTTTGGGTGATGTACAGAGATCACTTTAACCGTGACAATGATCCCGGAGCGATGCTGGCTATTTTCTGTACAGGACCGGCCATCCGTAATTACTTATCCAATATAACCAGTGAAATTATAGGTGCCTTTGTTTTGGTATTTACAGTTTTCTATATCACCGGTGCCGAAATTACACCGACAAAAACTCCGGTAGGTCTGGGGTCTGTTGGTGCTGTTCCGGTTGCTTTCCTGGTTTGGGTAATAGGTCTTTCACTGGGCGGAACTACTGGTTATGCTATTAATCCTGCACGTGACCTGGCTCCGCGTATTATACATGCCTTAGTACCGATTAAAGGAAAAGGCGGCAGTGACTGGTCTTATTCATGGGTACCTGTTGTCGGTCCGGTTATAGGCGCAGCAATAGCGGCTTTTATTTATTTACATTTTCAGTAA
- the glpK gene encoding glycerol kinase GlpK translates to MEDYILALDQGTTSSRAIIFDHKGQIKSTAQKEFTQIFPQSGWVEHDPNEIWSTQASVAAEATVKMGINGSNIKAIGITNQRETTIVWDRKTGEPVYNAIVWQDRRTAEFCDQLKKEGKTDLVRAKTGLVIDSYFSGTKIKWILDNVEGARERADKGELAFGTVDSWLVWKFTRGHVHVTDITNASRTMLFNIRTQQWDDELLELLNIPKSMLPEVKQSSEIYGETTTTIFASKIPIAGIAGDQHAALFGQMCIEKAMVKNTYGTGCFMLMNIGDEFIESKNNLLTTVAWKINGKIQYAFEGSIFIGGAVVQWLRDGLGIIKKSSEVEKLAASVKDTQGVYFVPAFAGLGAPYWKPDARGTIVGLSRGTTSAHIALAALESIAYQTMDVLKAMQADAGMEIKELRVDGGATANDLLMQFQADLLNCKVIRPNVVETTALGAAYLAGLAVGFWDSVEEIQQLWKSEKEFVPSGDQAVIKKGIRDWKRAIHAAQSWNDDIPETEVN, encoded by the coding sequence ATGGAAGATTACATTTTGGCTCTGGACCAGGGCACAACGAGCTCTCGTGCGATTATTTTTGATCATAAAGGACAAATTAAATCTACAGCACAAAAGGAGTTTACCCAGATTTTTCCACAATCAGGCTGGGTGGAACATGATCCGAATGAGATCTGGTCTACTCAGGCCAGCGTAGCAGCAGAAGCAACCGTGAAAATGGGAATTAACGGATCCAATATTAAAGCGATTGGTATTACCAATCAGCGTGAAACCACCATTGTCTGGGACCGGAAAACTGGTGAACCTGTTTATAATGCCATTGTCTGGCAGGACAGACGTACTGCTGAATTCTGTGATCAGCTGAAAAAAGAGGGGAAAACTGATCTGGTTCGTGCTAAAACAGGATTGGTAATTGACTCTTATTTTTCAGGGACTAAAATAAAATGGATTCTTGATAATGTAGAAGGGGCGCGGGAGAGAGCAGATAAAGGTGAACTGGCATTTGGAACCGTAGATAGCTGGCTGGTATGGAAATTTACCAGAGGTCATGTCCATGTTACTGATATCACTAATGCAAGCCGTACCATGCTTTTTAATATCCGTACACAGCAATGGGATGATGAATTGCTGGAATTGCTGAATATCCCTAAAAGCATGCTTCCGGAAGTAAAACAATCAAGTGAAATATACGGAGAGACTACCACTACAATTTTCGCCTCTAAAATTCCTATTGCAGGTATTGCCGGAGATCAGCATGCGGCACTGTTTGGTCAGATGTGTATCGAAAAGGCGATGGTTAAAAATACTTATGGTACAGGTTGTTTTATGCTGATGAATATAGGTGATGAGTTTATTGAATCAAAAAACAATCTGCTGACTACCGTTGCCTGGAAAATAAATGGTAAAATCCAGTATGCTTTTGAAGGAAGTATTTTTATTGGTGGTGCGGTTGTCCAGTGGCTTCGTGACGGTCTGGGAATTATTAAGAAATCCTCAGAAGTTGAAAAACTGGCTGCAAGTGTCAAAGATACCCAGGGTGTTTATTTTGTGCCGGCTTTTGCTGGTCTTGGTGCACCTTACTGGAAACCAGATGCCAGAGGTACGATTGTCGGTCTGAGCAGGGGAACCACTTCTGCACATATTGCTTTGGCAGCATTGGAATCTATTGCCTATCAGACAATGGATGTTTTAAAAGCGATGCAGGCTGATGCCGGGATGGAGATTAAAGAATTAAGAGTGGATGGTGGTGCTACAGCAAATGACCTGCTGATGCAGTTTCAGGCAGACTTGCTAAACTGTAAGGTTATTCGTCCGAATGTGGTCGAGACGACTGCTTTAGGAGCGGCTTATCTGGCGGGACTGGCAGTAGGTTTCTGGGACAGCGTAGAAGAAATCCAGCAATTATGGAAGTCTGAAAAGGAGTTTGTTCCTTCAGGGGATCAGGCAGTGATCAAAAAAGGAATCAGGGACTGGAAAAGAGCTATCCATGCTGCACAAAGCTGGAATGATGATATTCCTGAAACTGAGGTTAATTAA
- a CDS encoding glycerol-3-phosphate dehydrogenase/oxidase: MNKSRKELIENIADPEKVWDVIVVGGGATGLGAALDAASRGYQTLLLEQADFAKGTSSRSTKLVHGGVRYLAQGDIGLVREALYERGLLLKNAAHLVKNESFIIPNYEWWGGAFYTIGLTLYDLLAGKLGFGRARHISKKDVISKLGTVQPQNLYGGVVYHDGQFDDARLAVNLAQTSLEQGATVLNYIRVTSLIKDASAKVAGVVATDVESGISYNLKSKTVINATGVFVDDLLQMDKPGKKPLVRSSQGVHLVVERTFMPGEDAIMIPKTDDGRVLFVVPWHDKLVVGTTDTPLDKHSLEPVALEEEIEFILRTAAKYLVKAPTRKDVLSVFAGLRPLAAPEDGSSKTKEISRSHKLIVTASGLITITGGKWTTYRRMGEDTIDKAIEVGKLVSRPTRTKELSIHGSKADVDRNDHLYVYGSDETAVLALGEENPAWKEKLHVRLPYIKAEVIWGVRHEMARTVEDILARRVRALFLDARAAIDMAPAVAKLVATELHYDEAWENEQVAAFRKLAQSYLLEPYNPA; encoded by the coding sequence ATGAATAAAAGCAGAAAAGAACTCATTGAAAATATTGCTGATCCGGAGAAGGTGTGGGATGTCATTGTTGTAGGTGGCGGAGCAACGGGTTTAGGTGCTGCACTTGATGCAGCCAGCCGCGGTTATCAGACCTTATTATTAGAGCAGGCTGATTTTGCCAAAGGGACCTCCAGCCGAAGTACCAAATTAGTTCATGGAGGTGTGCGTTATTTGGCACAGGGTGATATAGGACTGGTAAGAGAAGCTTTATATGAACGTGGTTTGCTTTTGAAAAATGCAGCCCACTTAGTGAAAAATGAATCATTTATTATTCCGAATTATGAATGGTGGGGTGGTGCTTTCTATACTATAGGTTTAACCCTTTACGATCTGCTGGCTGGAAAACTTGGTTTTGGCCGGGCCAGACATATCTCTAAAAAAGACGTGATCAGTAAGCTGGGTACTGTACAGCCGCAAAATTTATATGGCGGGGTAGTTTATCATGACGGACAGTTTGATGATGCCCGTCTGGCAGTAAACCTTGCACAGACCAGTCTGGAACAGGGAGCTACTGTTTTAAACTATATCCGGGTGACCAGTTTAATCAAGGATGCTTCAGCTAAAGTGGCTGGAGTTGTGGCTACAGATGTAGAATCTGGTATCAGCTATAACCTGAAAAGCAAAACAGTGATTAATGCAACGGGTGTATTTGTAGATGATCTTTTACAAATGGATAAGCCAGGTAAAAAACCATTGGTCAGATCAAGCCAGGGGGTGCATTTAGTAGTTGAGCGTACTTTTATGCCTGGCGAAGATGCGATTATGATTCCTAAGACTGATGATGGCAGGGTATTGTTTGTTGTGCCATGGCATGATAAACTGGTTGTGGGAACTACAGATACGCCACTTGACAAACACAGTCTGGAACCTGTAGCACTGGAAGAAGAAATTGAATTTATCCTGCGTACGGCAGCGAAATATCTGGTTAAAGCACCAACCCGTAAAGATGTGCTAAGTGTGTTTGCAGGTTTACGTCCTCTGGCAGCCCCGGAAGATGGTTCTTCAAAAACTAAAGAAATCTCAAGAAGTCATAAACTGATAGTTACTGCTTCTGGCCTGATTACTATCACTGGTGGTAAATGGACTACCTACCGAAGAATGGGAGAAGATACTATTGATAAAGCAATTGAGGTGGGGAAACTGGTTTCCCGTCCCACCAGAACAAAAGAGCTTTCTATCCATGGCAGTAAAGCTGATGTTGACCGTAATGATCATTTATATGTTTACGGAAGTGATGAAACAGCAGTATTGGCTTTAGGAGAAGAAAATCCTGCATGGAAAGAAAAGCTGCACGTACGTTTGCCATATATTAAGGCCGAAGTGATCTGGGGTGTCAGACATGAAATGGCCCGTACTGTAGAAGATATTTTAGCCAGAAGAGTAAGAGCTTTATTTTTAGATGCACGTGCAGCTATTGATATGGCGCCTGCAGTTGCAAAATTAGTTGCTACAGAACTTCATTATGATGAAGCCTGGGAAAATGAGCAGGTTGCAGCTTTCAGAAAACTGGCTCAATCTTATTTACTGGAACCTTATAACCCCGCATAA
- a CDS encoding DeoR/GlpR family DNA-binding transcription regulator, with amino-acid sequence MKSITERHQLILKKLQDTGSVNVQELSAQMKVSDVTIRKDLKLLEDKKLLFRTHGGGSKTNPYTNDKPVAEKEQMHADKKRLIATAAAEMIGHNDSIIIASGTSMLALARAIHPEKHLTVITSALNVALELSHHLHVEVLQLGGQLRQNSSSVMGPYAEQILADVSCSMLFLGVDGIDIETGLTTTSLMEARLNQKMINAAQITVVLADSSKMGKRGLGKICSLDQIQHVITDDGISPALVKLMENKGISVTIVKDKS; translated from the coding sequence ATGAAGAGTATAACCGAAAGACACCAGTTAATTTTAAAAAAATTACAGGACACGGGATCTGTTAACGTACAGGAGCTCAGTGCCCAAATGAAAGTTTCTGATGTTACCATTCGAAAGGACCTGAAGCTTCTGGAAGACAAAAAATTACTTTTCAGGACGCATGGCGGCGGCTCCAAAACAAATCCTTATACCAATGACAAACCTGTTGCTGAGAAAGAACAGATGCATGCGGATAAAAAACGGCTTATTGCTACTGCCGCAGCAGAAATGATCGGTCATAATGATTCTATTATCATTGCTTCGGGCACTTCTATGCTGGCTCTCGCCAGAGCGATACATCCGGAAAAACATCTTACCGTAATTACTTCGGCATTAAATGTTGCCCTGGAATTATCGCATCATCTTCATGTAGAAGTTTTACAGCTGGGCGGCCAGCTAAGACAAAACTCCTCTTCGGTAATGGGGCCTTATGCTGAACAGATTTTAGCAGATGTTTCCTGCAGTATGCTGTTTTTAGGTGTAGATGGCATTGATATTGAAACAGGTTTAACCACCACAAGTCTCATGGAAGCCCGCCTGAATCAGAAAATGATTAATGCAGCACAAATTACCGTTGTACTGGCAGACAGTTCCAAAATGGGAAAAAGGGGTTTGGGAAAAATCTGTTCCCTTGATCAGATTCAGCATGTCATTACAGACGATGGCATATCCCCTGCACTGGTTAAATTAATGGAAAACAAAGGCATCAGTGTAACTATTGTCAAAGACAAAAGCTAA
- a CDS encoding acyl-CoA thioesterase — protein MSEYKPVANSQVTLTELMIPSYSNFGGKIHGGIILGLMDKVAYVCAAKHADGYCITASIDVVDFLAPVEVGEIVSLMASVNYVGKTSMIIGIRVISENLKTHVIKHTNTSYFTMVAIGEDNKPKEVPALILKSREDIRRFFQAMNRKELKNTYKKDEAMLKQTAYEHRSFMDALSRERCKVELDS, from the coding sequence ATGTCAGAATATAAACCAGTTGCAAATTCTCAGGTTACCTTAACAGAACTGATGATCCCGTCTTATTCAAATTTTGGTGGTAAAATACATGGAGGTATTATTCTTGGACTGATGGATAAAGTTGCTTATGTATGCGCAGCAAAACATGCAGACGGATATTGTATAACTGCATCTATTGACGTAGTCGATTTTCTTGCGCCTGTTGAAGTAGGAGAAATTGTGTCGCTGATGGCTTCTGTGAATTATGTGGGAAAAACATCTATGATTATAGGGATCAGGGTGATTTCAGAAAATCTTAAAACACATGTCATTAAGCATACCAATACCAGTTATTTTACCATGGTGGCTATTGGTGAAGATAATAAACCAAAAGAAGTTCCTGCGCTGATTTTAAAAAGCCGTGAAGATATCAGGCGTTTCTTTCAGGCGATGAACAGAAAGGAACTTAAAAATACCTATAAAAAGGATGAAGCTATGCTCAAACAGACTGCCTATGAACATCGTAGTTTTATGGATGCGTTGAGCAGAGAACGCTGTAAGGTTGAGCTGGATAGTTAG
- a CDS encoding TspO/MBR family protein — protein MITTRKPFNFAAFFINILIPLCFGLIGGLITQKTIKTWYPYLEKPSFNPPNWLFGPVWSLLFIIIGISAYLVWSKKAEIAHFPRTVAIYFIQLILNLCWSYLFFYHHLIGASLIEIIALLAAILVNGIVFYKIDKTAGLLFIPYFLWVSFATLLTYQIYVLN, from the coding sequence ATGATCACTACCAGAAAGCCCTTTAATTTTGCCGCATTCTTCATCAATATTTTAATTCCCCTTTGCTTTGGTCTGATTGGTGGTTTAATTACACAGAAAACCATCAAAACATGGTATCCTTACCTGGAAAAGCCTTCTTTTAATCCGCCAAACTGGTTATTCGGGCCCGTATGGTCTTTATTATTCATCATTATCGGAATTTCCGCTTATCTGGTCTGGTCAAAAAAAGCAGAAATTGCACATTTCCCAAGAACTGTTGCGATTTACTTTATTCAGCTCATTCTGAATTTATGCTGGTCTTATCTGTTCTTCTATCATCACCTGATCGGCGCTTCTCTGATAGAGATTATCGCACTGCTGGCAGCCATACTGGTCAATGGCATAGTTTTTTACAAAATTGACAAAACTGCAGGCTTATTATTTATCCCTTATTTTCTGTGGGTAAGTTTCGCAACGCTGCTGACTTATCAGATTTATGTATTAAACTAA
- a CDS encoding patatin-like phospholipase family protein translates to MILFKKLLIGLLCFCAFQVNAQKVGLVLSGGGAKGLAHIGTLKALEENHIPIDYITGTSMGGIVGALYAAGYSPAQIEKIALTNEFQDWVSGRFKSDYSFFFQKSSINASLITAKLSVDTALRVNFRSNLVNDIPLNFALIELLSQASAISKDNFDNLFVPYRCMVSDVFSQTSITVKNGSLAEAVRATMTVPLIYRPIKLDDKYVFDGGLYNNFPADIMQKEFKPDYIIGANVSSKNFKEYPKNTDERLINRLMLFMFLSKSDSTLIGKNGVYIQPDLQDFSSSNFSPVAELIKKGYDATIADMPGILKSVQRRVSAEEIALKRNSFNNKKPQLVFSEVKVTGVNSQQKRYIERLFKSDKPTFDLADIKQGYYKLVADETFETIYPRISYNPASDSYTFGILAKPKRSFKLDFGGNISSRPISNVFLGLQYNYLNRKSYTFGTNFYSGRFYESIQLNGRIDYPSKLPFFLSGEMTYNHFNYYNTSQIFIENPHPTYIEQSDRKIELKAGIPLNRNTRITLSTSFISNNDHYSPTNTFNIGDILDKTVFNGSRTAITFEQNTFNRKQYATRGRNFLLSLNYFNGREIYTPGNISRNSGVSADIEENRKHREWFNIKLSDENYFFHKGKYTLGYQVEGVISNLPLFSNYYSTLLVAPAFYPLQDSRSLFLEKFRASTYLAGGLKNVYQLRKNLDLRVEAFLFMPYQEFAQNGFQNIDNSPTFNHIHYAGTAGLVYHTPVGPVSLSYNLYDDPIKRNGVLLHLGYLIYNKRSIE, encoded by the coding sequence GTGATCCTATTCAAGAAATTACTTATTGGTTTACTCTGTTTTTGCGCTTTTCAGGTAAATGCGCAAAAGGTCGGGTTAGTTCTCAGTGGTGGCGGAGCTAAAGGACTTGCTCATATCGGCACATTAAAAGCACTGGAAGAAAACCACATTCCGATAGACTATATCACCGGAACTTCAATGGGTGGAATTGTAGGTGCATTATATGCCGCAGGATATTCTCCGGCACAGATTGAAAAAATAGCCTTAACCAATGAATTCCAGGACTGGGTAAGCGGCCGCTTCAAAAGTGACTACAGTTTCTTTTTCCAGAAAAGCAGCATCAATGCTTCACTGATTACTGCTAAACTTTCTGTAGATACTGCATTAAGGGTAAATTTCAGATCTAACCTGGTCAATGACATTCCGCTGAATTTTGCATTAATCGAGTTATTATCACAGGCATCAGCCATATCAAAAGACAACTTTGATAATCTCTTTGTACCCTATCGCTGTATGGTATCTGATGTGTTTTCACAAACGAGTATTACGGTAAAAAACGGCAGTCTGGCCGAAGCAGTCAGGGCAACAATGACAGTTCCTCTGATTTACAGACCCATTAAACTGGATGACAAATACGTATTTGATGGCGGATTATACAATAATTTTCCCGCCGACATCATGCAGAAAGAATTTAAGCCTGATTACATCATCGGCGCAAATGTATCTTCCAAAAATTTCAAAGAATATCCAAAAAATACTGATGAACGATTGATAAACCGGCTCATGCTGTTTATGTTCCTGTCTAAATCAGATTCTACGCTGATAGGAAAAAATGGTGTTTATATCCAGCCTGACCTGCAGGACTTCAGCTCCAGTAACTTCAGTCCGGTTGCTGAACTGATCAAAAAGGGTTATGATGCAACAATAGCCGATATGCCCGGGATATTAAAGTCGGTACAGCGGAGAGTTAGTGCTGAAGAGATCGCACTCAAAAGAAACAGTTTTAACAATAAAAAACCACAACTGGTATTTAGCGAGGTTAAAGTGACTGGTGTTAACAGCCAGCAGAAACGTTATATCGAACGCTTGTTTAAAAGTGATAAACCAACCTTTGATCTTGCCGACATCAAACAGGGTTATTATAAACTGGTAGCAGATGAGACATTCGAAACCATCTATCCCAGGATAAGCTATAATCCTGCTTCTGACAGTTACACTTTTGGAATTTTAGCTAAACCCAAAAGAAGCTTTAAACTTGATTTTGGAGGTAATATTTCCAGCAGACCCATCAGCAATGTATTTTTGGGTCTTCAGTACAATTATCTGAACCGAAAATCCTATACTTTCGGCACCAATTTCTACTCCGGACGTTTTTACGAATCTATACAGCTCAACGGCCGTATTGACTATCCTTCAAAACTACCTTTCTTTTTAAGCGGAGAAATGACTTATAACCACTTTAATTATTACAATACCAGCCAGATTTTTATCGAAAACCCGCACCCCACCTATATTGAGCAGTCGGACCGGAAAATTGAACTGAAAGCTGGAATTCCACTTAACCGTAATACCAGGATTACATTAAGCACTTCATTTATCAGCAACAATGATCATTACAGCCCAACCAATACGTTTAATATAGGTGATATACTGGATAAAACTGTATTCAATGGCTCCAGAACCGCGATAACCTTTGAACAGAATACCTTTAACAGGAAACAGTATGCTACACGCGGCAGAAATTTCCTGCTCAGCCTAAATTATTTTAACGGCAGAGAGATTTATACGCCGGGAAACATTTCGAGAAACAGCGGTGTTTCAGCTGATATAGAAGAAAACAGAAAACACAGGGAATGGTTTAACATCAAACTGAGTGATGAAAATTATTTCTTTCACAAAGGCAAATATACACTGGGCTATCAGGTTGAGGGGGTAATTTCCAACCTGCCTCTTTTTTCCAACTACTATTCCACACTGCTTGTTGCACCTGCTTTTTACCCTCTTCAGGATAGCAGATCTCTCTTCCTGGAAAAATTCAGGGCAAGTACCTATCTGGCTGGCGGACTGAAAAACGTCTATCAGCTAAGAAAAAACCTGGACCTGAGAGTGGAAGCATTCCTTTTTATGCCTTATCAGGAATTTGCGCAGAACGGCTTTCAG